A single window of Malus sylvestris chromosome 5, drMalSylv7.2, whole genome shotgun sequence DNA harbors:
- the LOC126622061 gene encoding vacuolar sorting protein 3-like isoform X3 → MAEPEPRGRTVLEPLSLFNLSDHSRARVTSLAISTVSDSQCLIYLGTQFGTLVLFSVNPNDQSPSDPSNNPSIPQNISFLRKVLVGNTSVESIQVFGEIKKLLVLLDGFLFLVDSLLLHPLKRLSFLRGISVITRRLRSSESECSNLSGLSNSSEYTSTSQRLLQKLGSGIRANGLKTKETAQQRLGHHVFSVVIGKRLVLVELVLSNRVGKSDQDIDDGSFVILKEIQCIDEVMTMVWLNGSIIVSTVNGYSLFSCVTGQSCVIFSLPDACSLPRLKLLCKEWNVLLLVDNVGIIANAHGQPVGGSLVFHSDLDSIGEISSYVVIARDGKLELYHKKTGRCIQMITFGGEGVGGPCIVADEEDGSGKLLVVATPTKVPRNRYWGLHPPPARLEDVVDDGLMAIQRAIFLRKAGVETVVDDTFLLNPPSRDKLLESAIKSITRYLEVSCEKELTPSVKEGVDTLLMYLYRALNNVYDMEKLASSMNSCVVEELETLLDDSGHLRTLAFLYASKGISSKALGIWHILARNYSSGLWKDPMLENGSQDGGTSIISGKETAAAEASKLLEESSDPALVLQHLGWVADINQVFAVQVLTSEKRTNQLPPDEVIAAIDPKKVEIFQRYLQWLIEDQEYSDSQFHTLYALSLAKSAIEAFQAEIASQNLDPRRIQETNISDNRISLIFQSPVRERLQIFLESSDLYDPEEVLDLIEGSELWSEKAILYKKLGQEALVLQILALKLENSEAADKYCAEIGRPDVYMQLLDMYLDPQDGKEPMFKAAVRLLHNHGESLDPLQVLERLSPDMPLQLACETILRMLRARLHHHRQGRIVHNLSRAIDTDASLAILEEKSRHVQINDESLCDSCHARLGTKLFAMYPDDTIVCYKCFRRQGESTSVTGRNFKQDVLVKPGWLVTR, encoded by the exons ATGGCTGAGCCTGAACCTAGAGGTCGCACTGTCCTTGAGCCACTGTCATTGTTCAACCTCTCCGACCACTCTCGTGCACGAGTTACATCCCTTGCTATCTCCACGGTCTCCGACTCCCAATGTCTAATTTACCTTGGTACTCAGTTTGGAACCTTAGTTTTATTCTCTGTAAATCCTAATGATCAATCCCCATCTGATCCTTCCAACAACCCTTCAATCCCACAAAACATTTCCTTTTTGCGAAAGGTTTTGGTTGGCAATACCTCAGTGGAGTCTATCCAAGTATTTGGTGAGATTAAGAAGCTTTTGGTACTTTTAGACGGGTTTCTGTTTTTGGTTGATTCGCTTCTGTTACACCCCTTGAAGAGATTGAGTTTCTTGAGAGGAATTTCTGTCATCACAAGGAGGTTGCGAAGCAGTGAATCAGAATGCTCGAATTTGTCAGGTCTTAGTAATTCGTCAGAGTATACAAGCACAAGTCAGCGGCTTTTGCAAAAGTTGGGAAGTGGGATCAGAGCAAATGGCTTGAAAACGAAAGAAACTGCGCAGCAGCGTTTAGGCCATCATGTTTTCTCTGTTGTTATTGGTAAAAGATTGGTATTGGTAGAGCTTGTTTTGAGCAACAGAGTAGGTAAAAGTGACCAAGACATTGATGATGGGTCTTTTGTAATTCTCAAGGAAATTCAGTGTATCGATGAGGTTATGACCATGGTATGGCTCAATGGTTCAATAATTGTCAGTACGGTTAATGGATATAGTTTGTTTTCATGTGTTACCGGACAAAGTTGTGTAATATTTTCGCTGCCGGATGCTTGTAGTCTGCCACGGCTTAAATTGTTGTGTAAAGAATGGAATGTGCTTTTGTTGGTGGACAATGTTGGTATCATAGCTAATGCACATGGGCAGCCAGTTGGTGGTAGCTTGGTGTTCCATAGTGACCTGGATTCTATTGGGGAGATATCTTCATATGTGGTTATTGCAAGGGATGGAAAGCTGGAGTTGTATCATAAGAAAACAGGCAGATGTATTCAGATGATCACTTTTGGTGGTGAAGGGGTAGGAGGGCCTTGCATTGTTGCAGATGAGGAAGATGGAAGTGGAAAACTTCTTGTTGTTGCAACCCCCACCAAG GTTCCTAGAAACCGTTATTGGGGTTTGCATCCGCCCCCTGCACGCCTGGAAGATGTTGTAGATGACGGGTTGATGGCAATTCAAAGAGCAATCTTTCTTAGGAAAGCAGGTGTAGAAACTGTGGTAGATGATACATTTCTCCTGAACCCTCCAAGCAGGGATAAATTGTTGGAGTCTGCCATCAAATCAATTACTAG GTATTTGGAGGTGTCTTGTGAGAAAGAGTTGACTCCATCAGTGAAGGAGGGAGTTGACACCCTATTAATGTACCTCTACAGAGCTTTGAATAATGTTTATGACATGGAGAAGCTGGCATCATCAATGAATTCTTGCGTTGTG GAAGAGTTGGAAACTTTGTTAGATGACTCTGGGCATTTACGAACGCTTGCCTTCCTATATGCAAGTAAAGGAATTAGCTCAAAGGCTCTTGGTATCTGGCACATCTTGGCAAGAAATTATTCCTCTGGCCTTTGGAAAGACCCCATGTTGGAGAATGGCTCACAGGATGGTGGTACAAGTATCATCTCTGGTAAGGAGACTGCTGCAGCTGAGGCATCAAAGCTTCTCGAGGAGTCATCTGATCCAGCGCTTGTTCTACAACATCTTGGATGG GTTGCAGATATCAACCAGGTTTTTGCAGTTCAGGTTTTGACATCAGAGAAAAGAACTAATCAACTTCCACCAG ATGAAGTTATTGCAGCTATTGATCCAAAGAAGGTAGAGATTTTTCAAAG GTATCTTCAGTGGTTGATTGAAGATCAAGAATACAGTGACAGTCAGTTCCACACGTTATATGCTCTCTCACTTGCCAAGTCAGCAATTGAAGCTTTTCAAGCAGAAATTGCCTCCCAAAACCTTGATCCTCGAAGAATACAAGAGACAAACATTTCAGATAATAGAATAAGTTTAATCTTTCAAAGTCCTGTTCGGGAAAGACTGCAGATATTTTTGGAGTCTTCAGACTTGTATGACCCAGAGGAGGTTCTTGACTTGATCGAGGGATCAGAATTGTGGTCAGAGAAG GCTATTCTTTACAAGAAACTAGGGCAAGAGGCATTGGTGCTCCAAATTTTAGCATT GAAGCTGGAAAACAGTGAAGCTGCTGACAAATATTGTGCTGAGATTGGGAGACCAGATGTCTATATGCA GTTACTTGATATGTATTTGGATCCACAAGATGGTAAGGAGCCTATGTTTAAAGCTGCTGTTCGCCTACTCCACAATCACGGGGAATCATTGGATCCTCTGCAAGTTTTAGAG AGATTGTCGCCAGATATGCCTCTTCAACTTGCCTGTGAGACTATATTAAGAATGTTGAGAGCTCGACTTCATCATCACCGTCAAGGACGG ATTGTGCACAATCTGTCCCGTGCCATAGATACTGATGCAAGTTTAGCAATACTGGAGGAAAAGTCAAGGCATGTGCAGATCAATGATGAAAGCCTTTGTGATTCTTGTCATGCACGCCTTGGAACTAAACTTTTTGCTATGTACCCAGATGACACCATAGTCTGTTACAAG TGTTTCCGTCGTCAGGGTGAGTCTACATCAGTAACTGGTCGCAACTTTAAGCAAGATGTCCTAGTGAAACCGGGTTGGCTTGTGACCAGGTAA
- the LOC126622062 gene encoding photosystem I reaction center subunit III, chloroplastic-like: MSLTIPTNLSKPMFQLKLSSPMATKLPRTVVFCSASQNPNPTPEKISTASPMQAFSTALALSSILIGSAPMPAVADISGLTPCKDSKQFAKREKQQIKKLESSLKLYAPDSAPALAIKATIEKTQRRFSNYGKQGLLCGSDGLPHLIVSGDQRHWGEFITPGILFLYIAGWIGWVGRSYLIAIRDDKKPTQKEIIIDVPLATSLVFRGFSWPVAAYRELVNGELIAKDV, encoded by the coding sequence ATGTCTCTCACAATCCCCACAAACCTCTCAAAACCTATGTTTCAGCTGAAACTGAGCTCCCCAATGGCCACAAAGCTGCCAAGAACCGTGGTCTTCTGCTCAGCCtcccaaaaccctaaccctaccCCAGAGAAAATATCCACTGCATCGCCCATGCAGGCGTTCTCCACTGCACTCGCACTCTCCTCCATCCTCATTGGCTCAGCCCCTATGCCTGCAGTTGCTGACATCTCGGGACTCACCCCATGCAAAGACTCCAAGCAGTTCGCCAAGCGTGAGAAGCAGCAGATCAAAAAGCTCGAGTCCTCACTGAAGCTGTATGCACCCGACAGTGCACCAGCCCTAGCCATCAAGGCCACCATAGAGAAGACTCAGAGGAGGTTTTCCAACTATGGCAAGCAGGGTTTGCTTTGTGGGTCCGATGGGCTCCCCCATTTGATTGTCAGCGGTGACCAGAGGCACTGGGGTGAGTTTATCACGCCTGGTATTTTGTTCCTGTACATTGCTGGGTGGATCGGGTGGGTTGGGAGGAGCTACTTGATTGCCATTAGGGATGACAAGAAGCCGACGCAGAAGGAGATCATCATTGACGTGCCCTTGGCTACTAGCTTGGTTTTCAGAGGCTTCAGCTGGCCTGTGGCTGCTTACAGAGAgttagtgaatggtgaacttaTTGCCAAGGACGTTTga
- the LOC126622061 gene encoding vacuolar sorting protein 3-like isoform X1 — protein sequence MAEPEPRGRTVLEPLSLFNLSDHSRARVTSLAISTVSDSQCLIYLGTQFGTLVLFSVNPNDQSPSDPSNNPSIPQNISFLRKVLVGNTSVESIQVFGEIKKLLVLLDGFLFLVDSLLLHPLKRLSFLRGISVITRRLRSSESECSNLSGLSNSSEYTSTSQRLLQKLGSGIRANGLKTKETAQQRLGHHVFSVVIGKRLVLVELVLSNRVGKSDQDIDDGSFVILKEIQCIDEVMTMVWLNGSIIVSTVNGYSLFSCVTGQSCVIFSLPDACSLPRLKLLCKEWNVLLLVDNVGIIANAHGQPVGGSLVFHSDLDSIGEISSYVVIARDGKLELYHKKTGRCIQMITFGGEGVGGPCIVADEEDGSGKLLVVATPTKIVCYRKLPSEEQIKDLLRKKNFKEAISLVEDLECEGELSKDMLSFVHAQVGFLLLFDLHFEEAVNHFLQSETMQPSEVFPFIMRDPNRWSLLVPRNRYWGLHPPPARLEDVVDDGLMAIQRAIFLRKAGVETVVDDTFLLNPPSRDKLLESAIKSITRYLEVSCEKELTPSVKEGVDTLLMYLYRALNNVYDMEKLASSMNSCVVEELETLLDDSGHLRTLAFLYASKGISSKALGIWHILARNYSSGLWKDPMLENGSQDGGTSIISGKETAAAEASKLLEESSDPALVLQHLGWVADINQVFAVQVLTSEKRTNQLPPDEVIAAIDPKKVEIFQRYLQWLIEDQEYSDSQFHTLYALSLAKSAIEAFQAEIASQNLDPRRIQETNISDNRISLIFQSPVRERLQIFLESSDLYDPEEVLDLIEGSELWSEKAILYKKLGQEALVLQILALKLENSEAADKYCAEIGRPDVYMQLLDMYLDPQDGKEPMFKAAVRLLHNHGESLDPLQVLERLSPDMPLQLACETILRMLRARLHHHRQGRIVHNLSRAIDTDASLAILEEKSRHVQINDESLCDSCHARLGTKLFAMYPDDTIVCYKCFRRQGESTSVTGRNFKQDVLVKPGWLVTR from the exons ATGGCTGAGCCTGAACCTAGAGGTCGCACTGTCCTTGAGCCACTGTCATTGTTCAACCTCTCCGACCACTCTCGTGCACGAGTTACATCCCTTGCTATCTCCACGGTCTCCGACTCCCAATGTCTAATTTACCTTGGTACTCAGTTTGGAACCTTAGTTTTATTCTCTGTAAATCCTAATGATCAATCCCCATCTGATCCTTCCAACAACCCTTCAATCCCACAAAACATTTCCTTTTTGCGAAAGGTTTTGGTTGGCAATACCTCAGTGGAGTCTATCCAAGTATTTGGTGAGATTAAGAAGCTTTTGGTACTTTTAGACGGGTTTCTGTTTTTGGTTGATTCGCTTCTGTTACACCCCTTGAAGAGATTGAGTTTCTTGAGAGGAATTTCTGTCATCACAAGGAGGTTGCGAAGCAGTGAATCAGAATGCTCGAATTTGTCAGGTCTTAGTAATTCGTCAGAGTATACAAGCACAAGTCAGCGGCTTTTGCAAAAGTTGGGAAGTGGGATCAGAGCAAATGGCTTGAAAACGAAAGAAACTGCGCAGCAGCGTTTAGGCCATCATGTTTTCTCTGTTGTTATTGGTAAAAGATTGGTATTGGTAGAGCTTGTTTTGAGCAACAGAGTAGGTAAAAGTGACCAAGACATTGATGATGGGTCTTTTGTAATTCTCAAGGAAATTCAGTGTATCGATGAGGTTATGACCATGGTATGGCTCAATGGTTCAATAATTGTCAGTACGGTTAATGGATATAGTTTGTTTTCATGTGTTACCGGACAAAGTTGTGTAATATTTTCGCTGCCGGATGCTTGTAGTCTGCCACGGCTTAAATTGTTGTGTAAAGAATGGAATGTGCTTTTGTTGGTGGACAATGTTGGTATCATAGCTAATGCACATGGGCAGCCAGTTGGTGGTAGCTTGGTGTTCCATAGTGACCTGGATTCTATTGGGGAGATATCTTCATATGTGGTTATTGCAAGGGATGGAAAGCTGGAGTTGTATCATAAGAAAACAGGCAGATGTATTCAGATGATCACTTTTGGTGGTGAAGGGGTAGGAGGGCCTTGCATTGTTGCAGATGAGGAAGATGGAAGTGGAAAACTTCTTGTTGTTGCAACCCCCACCAAG ATTGTTTGCTATCGGAAATTACCCTCTGAAGAACAAATTAAAGATCTATTGAGAAAAAAGAACTTCAAGGAGGCCATCTCCTTGGTGGAGGACCTTGAGTGTGAGGGTGAACTATCGAAGGATATGCTCTCATTTGTTCATGCTCAAGTGGGGTTTCTCTTACTTTTTGACTTGCATTTTGAGGAAGCAGTGAATCACTTTCTGCAGTCTGAGACAATGCAGCCTTCTGAAGTATTTCCATTCATAATGAGAGATCCAAATCGATGGTCACTATTG GTTCCTAGAAACCGTTATTGGGGTTTGCATCCGCCCCCTGCACGCCTGGAAGATGTTGTAGATGACGGGTTGATGGCAATTCAAAGAGCAATCTTTCTTAGGAAAGCAGGTGTAGAAACTGTGGTAGATGATACATTTCTCCTGAACCCTCCAAGCAGGGATAAATTGTTGGAGTCTGCCATCAAATCAATTACTAG GTATTTGGAGGTGTCTTGTGAGAAAGAGTTGACTCCATCAGTGAAGGAGGGAGTTGACACCCTATTAATGTACCTCTACAGAGCTTTGAATAATGTTTATGACATGGAGAAGCTGGCATCATCAATGAATTCTTGCGTTGTG GAAGAGTTGGAAACTTTGTTAGATGACTCTGGGCATTTACGAACGCTTGCCTTCCTATATGCAAGTAAAGGAATTAGCTCAAAGGCTCTTGGTATCTGGCACATCTTGGCAAGAAATTATTCCTCTGGCCTTTGGAAAGACCCCATGTTGGAGAATGGCTCACAGGATGGTGGTACAAGTATCATCTCTGGTAAGGAGACTGCTGCAGCTGAGGCATCAAAGCTTCTCGAGGAGTCATCTGATCCAGCGCTTGTTCTACAACATCTTGGATGG GTTGCAGATATCAACCAGGTTTTTGCAGTTCAGGTTTTGACATCAGAGAAAAGAACTAATCAACTTCCACCAG ATGAAGTTATTGCAGCTATTGATCCAAAGAAGGTAGAGATTTTTCAAAG GTATCTTCAGTGGTTGATTGAAGATCAAGAATACAGTGACAGTCAGTTCCACACGTTATATGCTCTCTCACTTGCCAAGTCAGCAATTGAAGCTTTTCAAGCAGAAATTGCCTCCCAAAACCTTGATCCTCGAAGAATACAAGAGACAAACATTTCAGATAATAGAATAAGTTTAATCTTTCAAAGTCCTGTTCGGGAAAGACTGCAGATATTTTTGGAGTCTTCAGACTTGTATGACCCAGAGGAGGTTCTTGACTTGATCGAGGGATCAGAATTGTGGTCAGAGAAG GCTATTCTTTACAAGAAACTAGGGCAAGAGGCATTGGTGCTCCAAATTTTAGCATT GAAGCTGGAAAACAGTGAAGCTGCTGACAAATATTGTGCTGAGATTGGGAGACCAGATGTCTATATGCA GTTACTTGATATGTATTTGGATCCACAAGATGGTAAGGAGCCTATGTTTAAAGCTGCTGTTCGCCTACTCCACAATCACGGGGAATCATTGGATCCTCTGCAAGTTTTAGAG AGATTGTCGCCAGATATGCCTCTTCAACTTGCCTGTGAGACTATATTAAGAATGTTGAGAGCTCGACTTCATCATCACCGTCAAGGACGG ATTGTGCACAATCTGTCCCGTGCCATAGATACTGATGCAAGTTTAGCAATACTGGAGGAAAAGTCAAGGCATGTGCAGATCAATGATGAAAGCCTTTGTGATTCTTGTCATGCACGCCTTGGAACTAAACTTTTTGCTATGTACCCAGATGACACCATAGTCTGTTACAAG TGTTTCCGTCGTCAGGGTGAGTCTACATCAGTAACTGGTCGCAACTTTAAGCAAGATGTCCTAGTGAAACCGGGTTGGCTTGTGACCAGGTAA
- the LOC126622063 gene encoding LOB domain-containing protein 4-like: protein MKENGSSRKQGAPSPCAACKLLRRRCAQDCVFAPYFPADEPQKFANVHKVFGASNVNKMLQELPEHQRGDAVSSMVYEANARVRDPVYGCVGAISSLQQQIDVLQTQLAVAQAEVVHLKVRQTASFSNHGLSPASPSNSRSPSSKFMGSQARPIFDMDMMVDHTSLGMGESMWSC from the exons ATGAAGGAGAATGGCAGCAGCAGGAAACAAGGTGCACCCTCGCCCTGTGCAGCATGCAAGCTTCTCAGAAGAAGGTGTGCTCAGGATTGTGTGTTCGCTCCCTATTTTCCTGCGGATGAGCCCCAAAAGTTTGCTAATGTTCACAAAGTGTTTGGTGCCAGCAATGTGAACAAGATGTTGCAG GAGCTGCCAGAGCACCAGAGAGGAGATGCAGTTAGTAGCATGGTGTATGAAGCAAATGCCAGGGTGCGAGACCCAGTTTATGGGTGCGTTGGGGCAATTTCGTCTTTACAACAACAAATTGATGTGCTTCAAACCCAACTGGCTGTGGCTCAGGCAGAGGTGGTGCACCTCAAAGTGCGTCAGACCGCATCATTCTCGAACCATGGGTTAAGTCCGGCTAGCCCGAGTAATAGTAGGTCACCCTCATCTAAGTTCATGGGCTCTCAGGCCCGACCCATTTTCGACATGGATATGATGGTGGACCATACCAGCTTGGGAATGGGAGAGTCCATGTGGTCATGCTAA
- the LOC126622061 gene encoding vacuolar sorting protein 3-like isoform X2, translated as MAEPEPRGRTVLEPLSLFNLSDHSRARVTSLAISTVSDSQCLIYLGTQFGTLVLFSVNPNDQSPSDPSNNPSIPQNISFLRKVLVGNTSVESIQVFGEIKKLLVLLDGFLFLVDSLLLHPLKRLSFLRGISVITRRLRSSESECSNLSGLSNSSEYTSTSQRLLQKLGSGIRANGLKTKETAQQRLGHHVFSVVIGKRLVLVELVLSNRVGKSDQDIDDGSFVILKEIQCIDEVMTMVWLNGSIIVSTVNGYSLFSCVTGQSCVIFSLPDACSLPRLKLLCKEWNVLLLVDNVGIIANAHGQPVGGSLVFHSDLDSIGEISSYVVIARDGKLELYHKKTGRCIQMITFGGEGVGGPCIVADEEDGSGKLLVVATPTKIVCYRKLPSEEQIKDLLRKKNFKEAISLVEDLECEGELSKDMLSFVHAQVGFLLLFDLHFEEAVNHFLQSETMQPSEVFPFIMRDPNRWSLLVPRNRYWGLHPPPARLEDVVDDGLMAIQRAIFLRKAGVETVVDDTFLLNPPSRDKLLESAIKSITRYLEVSCEKELTPSVKEGVDTLLMYLYRALNNVYDMEKLASSMNSCVEELETLLDDSGHLRTLAFLYASKGISSKALGIWHILARNYSSGLWKDPMLENGSQDGGTSIISGKETAAAEASKLLEESSDPALVLQHLGWVADINQVFAVQVLTSEKRTNQLPPDEVIAAIDPKKVEIFQRYLQWLIEDQEYSDSQFHTLYALSLAKSAIEAFQAEIASQNLDPRRIQETNISDNRISLIFQSPVRERLQIFLESSDLYDPEEVLDLIEGSELWSEKAILYKKLGQEALVLQILALKLENSEAADKYCAEIGRPDVYMQLLDMYLDPQDGKEPMFKAAVRLLHNHGESLDPLQVLERLSPDMPLQLACETILRMLRARLHHHRQGRIVHNLSRAIDTDASLAILEEKSRHVQINDESLCDSCHARLGTKLFAMYPDDTIVCYKCFRRQGESTSVTGRNFKQDVLVKPGWLVTR; from the exons ATGGCTGAGCCTGAACCTAGAGGTCGCACTGTCCTTGAGCCACTGTCATTGTTCAACCTCTCCGACCACTCTCGTGCACGAGTTACATCCCTTGCTATCTCCACGGTCTCCGACTCCCAATGTCTAATTTACCTTGGTACTCAGTTTGGAACCTTAGTTTTATTCTCTGTAAATCCTAATGATCAATCCCCATCTGATCCTTCCAACAACCCTTCAATCCCACAAAACATTTCCTTTTTGCGAAAGGTTTTGGTTGGCAATACCTCAGTGGAGTCTATCCAAGTATTTGGTGAGATTAAGAAGCTTTTGGTACTTTTAGACGGGTTTCTGTTTTTGGTTGATTCGCTTCTGTTACACCCCTTGAAGAGATTGAGTTTCTTGAGAGGAATTTCTGTCATCACAAGGAGGTTGCGAAGCAGTGAATCAGAATGCTCGAATTTGTCAGGTCTTAGTAATTCGTCAGAGTATACAAGCACAAGTCAGCGGCTTTTGCAAAAGTTGGGAAGTGGGATCAGAGCAAATGGCTTGAAAACGAAAGAAACTGCGCAGCAGCGTTTAGGCCATCATGTTTTCTCTGTTGTTATTGGTAAAAGATTGGTATTGGTAGAGCTTGTTTTGAGCAACAGAGTAGGTAAAAGTGACCAAGACATTGATGATGGGTCTTTTGTAATTCTCAAGGAAATTCAGTGTATCGATGAGGTTATGACCATGGTATGGCTCAATGGTTCAATAATTGTCAGTACGGTTAATGGATATAGTTTGTTTTCATGTGTTACCGGACAAAGTTGTGTAATATTTTCGCTGCCGGATGCTTGTAGTCTGCCACGGCTTAAATTGTTGTGTAAAGAATGGAATGTGCTTTTGTTGGTGGACAATGTTGGTATCATAGCTAATGCACATGGGCAGCCAGTTGGTGGTAGCTTGGTGTTCCATAGTGACCTGGATTCTATTGGGGAGATATCTTCATATGTGGTTATTGCAAGGGATGGAAAGCTGGAGTTGTATCATAAGAAAACAGGCAGATGTATTCAGATGATCACTTTTGGTGGTGAAGGGGTAGGAGGGCCTTGCATTGTTGCAGATGAGGAAGATGGAAGTGGAAAACTTCTTGTTGTTGCAACCCCCACCAAG ATTGTTTGCTATCGGAAATTACCCTCTGAAGAACAAATTAAAGATCTATTGAGAAAAAAGAACTTCAAGGAGGCCATCTCCTTGGTGGAGGACCTTGAGTGTGAGGGTGAACTATCGAAGGATATGCTCTCATTTGTTCATGCTCAAGTGGGGTTTCTCTTACTTTTTGACTTGCATTTTGAGGAAGCAGTGAATCACTTTCTGCAGTCTGAGACAATGCAGCCTTCTGAAGTATTTCCATTCATAATGAGAGATCCAAATCGATGGTCACTATTG GTTCCTAGAAACCGTTATTGGGGTTTGCATCCGCCCCCTGCACGCCTGGAAGATGTTGTAGATGACGGGTTGATGGCAATTCAAAGAGCAATCTTTCTTAGGAAAGCAGGTGTAGAAACTGTGGTAGATGATACATTTCTCCTGAACCCTCCAAGCAGGGATAAATTGTTGGAGTCTGCCATCAAATCAATTACTAG GTATTTGGAGGTGTCTTGTGAGAAAGAGTTGACTCCATCAGTGAAGGAGGGAGTTGACACCCTATTAATGTACCTCTACAGAGCTTTGAATAATGTTTATGACATGGAGAAGCTGGCATCATCAATGAATTCTTGCGTT GAAGAGTTGGAAACTTTGTTAGATGACTCTGGGCATTTACGAACGCTTGCCTTCCTATATGCAAGTAAAGGAATTAGCTCAAAGGCTCTTGGTATCTGGCACATCTTGGCAAGAAATTATTCCTCTGGCCTTTGGAAAGACCCCATGTTGGAGAATGGCTCACAGGATGGTGGTACAAGTATCATCTCTGGTAAGGAGACTGCTGCAGCTGAGGCATCAAAGCTTCTCGAGGAGTCATCTGATCCAGCGCTTGTTCTACAACATCTTGGATGG GTTGCAGATATCAACCAGGTTTTTGCAGTTCAGGTTTTGACATCAGAGAAAAGAACTAATCAACTTCCACCAG ATGAAGTTATTGCAGCTATTGATCCAAAGAAGGTAGAGATTTTTCAAAG GTATCTTCAGTGGTTGATTGAAGATCAAGAATACAGTGACAGTCAGTTCCACACGTTATATGCTCTCTCACTTGCCAAGTCAGCAATTGAAGCTTTTCAAGCAGAAATTGCCTCCCAAAACCTTGATCCTCGAAGAATACAAGAGACAAACATTTCAGATAATAGAATAAGTTTAATCTTTCAAAGTCCTGTTCGGGAAAGACTGCAGATATTTTTGGAGTCTTCAGACTTGTATGACCCAGAGGAGGTTCTTGACTTGATCGAGGGATCAGAATTGTGGTCAGAGAAG GCTATTCTTTACAAGAAACTAGGGCAAGAGGCATTGGTGCTCCAAATTTTAGCATT GAAGCTGGAAAACAGTGAAGCTGCTGACAAATATTGTGCTGAGATTGGGAGACCAGATGTCTATATGCA GTTACTTGATATGTATTTGGATCCACAAGATGGTAAGGAGCCTATGTTTAAAGCTGCTGTTCGCCTACTCCACAATCACGGGGAATCATTGGATCCTCTGCAAGTTTTAGAG AGATTGTCGCCAGATATGCCTCTTCAACTTGCCTGTGAGACTATATTAAGAATGTTGAGAGCTCGACTTCATCATCACCGTCAAGGACGG ATTGTGCACAATCTGTCCCGTGCCATAGATACTGATGCAAGTTTAGCAATACTGGAGGAAAAGTCAAGGCATGTGCAGATCAATGATGAAAGCCTTTGTGATTCTTGTCATGCACGCCTTGGAACTAAACTTTTTGCTATGTACCCAGATGACACCATAGTCTGTTACAAG TGTTTCCGTCGTCAGGGTGAGTCTACATCAGTAACTGGTCGCAACTTTAAGCAAGATGTCCTAGTGAAACCGGGTTGGCTTGTGACCAGGTAA